One Fundidesulfovibrio terrae genomic window carries:
- a CDS encoding PH domain-containing protein yields MQPRRVLAEQEEILYQTKKHWAVFIKAAVYFGLAAAVLAYKDPILAAVQFTPPEDLKRILPPVINGTVKGVCFSAAVVFGLLGMARLLSFFSNKVLVTAKRVIQHDVLSGGLYSIDLKHIESVRACTGLLGSLLGYGKVIMVMGSGQKIAVANLRKPHEFERELFGAK; encoded by the coding sequence ATGCAGCCGCGCCGCGTCCTGGCCGAGCAGGAAGAGATCCTCTACCAGACCAAGAAGCATTGGGCCGTTTTCATCAAGGCGGCCGTCTATTTCGGCCTGGCCGCCGCGGTGCTGGCCTATAAGGATCCCATCCTGGCGGCGGTGCAGTTCACTCCCCCCGAGGACTTGAAGCGCATCCTGCCCCCCGTCATAAACGGCACGGTCAAGGGAGTGTGCTTCTCGGCCGCCGTGGTGTTCGGCCTGCTGGGCATGGCGAGGCTCCTCAGTTTCTTCAGCAACAAGGTGCTCGTCACCGCCAAGCGCGTCATCCAGCACGACGTGCTTTCGGGGGGGCTCTATTCGATAGATCTGAAGCACATCGAGTCCGTGCGCGCCTGCACCGGGCTTCTGGGGTCGCTTTTGGGCTACGGCAAGGTCATCATGGTCATGGGGTCGGGGCAGAAGATCGCCGTGGCCAACCTGCGCAAACCCCACGAGTTCGAACGCGAACTCTTTGGAGCCAAATGA